One Thermus sp. CCB_US3_UF1 DNA window includes the following coding sequences:
- a CDS encoding alpha/beta fold hydrolase gives MRGLVFLHAFPYNPRMWEGEVAYFRGRLPVLAPHYLGLPLAEAAEGVLREMDETGLEEAVFVGLSMGGYLIFELWRRAPERVLGLVLADTRAGADTEEARKNRYALRERVLREGVGFLPEALLPTHLGRSTREGRPEVVEKAKGLILEASPEAVAASLLALAQRPDSTPLLPGIRRPALVLVGEEDTLTPPEEAKALARALPEARMLILPEAGHLANLENPKAFRTALLGFLAEVF, from the coding sequence ATGAGGGGCCTGGTCTTCCTCCACGCCTTCCCCTACAACCCCCGGATGTGGGAGGGGGAGGTGGCTTACTTCCGCGGGCGGCTCCCCGTCCTGGCCCCCCACTACCTGGGCCTCCCCTTGGCGGAGGCGGCGGAGGGGGTCTTGCGGGAGATGGACGAGACCGGCCTGGAGGAAGCGGTCTTCGTGGGGCTCTCCATGGGGGGGTACCTGATCTTTGAGCTGTGGCGGAGGGCTCCGGAACGCGTCCTGGGCCTGGTCCTGGCCGACACCCGCGCGGGAGCCGACACGGAGGAGGCCCGGAAGAACCGCTACGCCCTGAGGGAGCGGGTGCTGAGGGAAGGGGTGGGCTTCCTCCCCGAGGCCCTCCTCCCCACCCACCTGGGCAGGTCCACCCGGGAAGGGCGGCCCGAGGTGGTGGAAAAGGCGAAGGGCCTCATCCTGGAGGCCAGCCCCGAGGCCGTGGCCGCCAGCCTCCTGGCCCTGGCCCAGCGCCCCGACTCCACCCCCCTCCTCCCGGGGATACGCCGCCCGGCCCTGGTCCTGGTGGGGGAGGAGGACACCCTCACCCCTCCCGAGGAGGCCAAGGCCCTGGCCCGGGCCCTGCCCGAGGCCCGGATGCTCATCCTCCCCGAGGCCGGCCACCTGGCCAACCTAGAAAACCCCAAGGCCTTCCGCACCGCCCTCCTGGGCTTCCTGGCCGAGGTCTTCTAG
- a CDS encoding DUF302 domain-containing protein, whose amino-acid sequence MEGLALRKTLGGSLEEVRARVEAALKEEGFGILTEIDVAGVLKARLGLEHPPYRILGACNPGLAARALEAEPDLGLLLPCNVVLRQKAEGVEVLIQDPEGMFALLPEAVRKRLGSLPQEARERLARALARLD is encoded by the coding sequence ATGGAAGGCCTGGCCCTGCGCAAAACCCTAGGAGGAAGCCTGGAAGAGGTGCGCGCCCGGGTGGAAGCCGCCCTCAAGGAGGAGGGGTTCGGCATCCTCACCGAGATCGACGTGGCCGGGGTTCTAAAGGCCCGCCTGGGCCTGGAGCACCCCCCTTACCGGATCCTGGGGGCCTGCAACCCTGGCCTCGCCGCCCGGGCCCTCGAGGCCGAGCCCGACCTCGGCCTCCTCCTCCCCTGCAACGTGGTCCTACGGCAGAAGGCGGAGGGGGTGGAGGTCCTGATCCAAGACCCCGAGGGGATGTTCGCCCTCCTGCCCGAGGCGGTGCGCAAGAGGCTGGGCTCCTTGCCCCAGGAGGCGCGGGAGCGCCTGGCCAGGGCCCTGGCCCGGCTAGACTAA
- a CDS encoding SHOCT domain-containing protein codes for MMAWAHGMYGYGPPMGWGLLGWLYPLFLVGLLVLGAYLVARALAPKGQDRALEILKERYAKGEIDKETFERMKRDLA; via the coding sequence ATGATGGCATGGGCGCACGGCATGTACGGGTACGGGCCCCCCATGGGCTGGGGGCTTCTGGGCTGGCTCTACCCCCTATTCCTGGTGGGGCTTCTGGTCCTTGGGGCCTACCTGGTGGCCCGGGCCCTGGCCCCCAAGGGGCAGGACCGGGCCCTAGAGATCCTGAAGGAGCGGTACGCCAAGGGGGAGATCGACAAGGAAACCTTTGAGCGGATGAAGCGGGACCTGGCCTAG
- a CDS encoding NAD(P)H-dependent glycerol-3-phosphate dehydrogenase yields MKVAILGAGAWGTALGVLLASKGIPTALLARRKEQAEALRAHRENKDYLPGVALPAYLFPTSDPEEALSGAEFAVVALPSKALEEALEGLPPAPWYLSATKGLFFREGGLRTASQVIGALTGRPVAALSGPNHAEEVARFLPTASVAAGPEALAQRVQELFSGPTFRVYTSRDLRGVELGGALKNVLALAAGMVDGLRLGDNAKAALLTRGLREMVRFGTALGGEEATFYGLSGLGDLLATAYSLHSRNRGAGERLVRGEARERLEDRGVVEGLYAVKALRAWQEETGTELPIAKAVYQVVYEGLDPLRALSALMAREPKAE; encoded by the coding sequence ATGAAGGTGGCCATCCTGGGGGCGGGGGCCTGGGGCACGGCCCTGGGGGTCCTCCTGGCCAGCAAGGGCATCCCCACCGCCCTCCTGGCCCGGCGCAAGGAGCAGGCCGAGGCCCTAAGGGCCCACCGGGAGAACAAGGACTACCTGCCCGGGGTGGCCCTGCCCGCCTACCTCTTCCCCACCAGCGATCCGGAAGAAGCCCTTTCGGGAGCGGAGTTCGCCGTGGTGGCCCTTCCCTCCAAGGCCCTGGAGGAGGCCCTCGAGGGCCTTCCCCCTGCCCCCTGGTACCTCTCCGCCACCAAGGGCCTTTTCTTCCGGGAAGGGGGCTTGCGCACGGCCAGCCAGGTGATCGGGGCCCTTACCGGCAGGCCCGTGGCCGCCCTCTCCGGACCCAACCACGCGGAGGAGGTGGCCCGCTTCCTCCCCACCGCCAGCGTGGCCGCAGGGCCCGAAGCCCTGGCCCAGCGGGTCCAGGAGCTTTTCTCCGGGCCCACCTTCCGCGTCTACACCAGCCGGGACCTGAGGGGGGTGGAGCTCGGGGGGGCTTTGAAGAACGTTCTGGCCCTGGCGGCGGGGATGGTGGACGGCCTGCGCCTGGGGGATAACGCCAAGGCCGCCCTCCTCACCCGGGGCCTCAGGGAGATGGTCCGCTTCGGCACCGCCTTGGGGGGGGAGGAGGCCACCTTCTACGGCCTTTCCGGCCTGGGGGACCTCCTGGCCACCGCCTACAGCCTCCACTCCCGCAACCGGGGGGCTGGGGAGCGGCTGGTGCGGGGGGAGGCCCGGGAGAGGCTGGAGGACCGGGGGGTGGTGGAGGGGCTTTACGCGGTGAAGGCCCTTAGGGCCTGGCAGGAGGAGACGGGGACCGAGCTGCCCATCGCCAAGGCCGTTTACCAGGTGGTCTACGAGGGGCTGGACCCCCTGCGGGCCCTCTCCGCCCTCATGGCCCGGGAGCCCAAGGCGGAGTGA
- the pyrE gene encoding orotate phosphoribosyltransferase, giving the protein MEVLDLYRRTGALLEGHFLLRSGLHSPLFLQSAALLQHPLYAEAVGEALGRRFEEERVDFVIGPALGGVVLAFVVAKALGARALFAEKDGQGGMTLRKGLTVNPGDRFLAVEDVVTTGESVRKAIRAAEARGGVLVGVGAIVDRSGGGVAFGVPFQALLRLEVPQYAPGACPLCRAGVPLEEV; this is encoded by the coding sequence ATGGAGGTTTTAGACCTTTACCGCAGGACGGGGGCCCTTCTGGAGGGCCACTTCCTCCTGCGCTCGGGGCTTCACTCCCCCCTTTTCCTGCAGTCGGCGGCCCTCCTGCAACACCCCCTGTACGCCGAGGCTGTGGGGGAGGCCCTGGGCCGGCGCTTTGAGGAGGAGCGGGTGGACTTCGTCATCGGACCCGCCCTGGGCGGGGTGGTCCTTGCCTTCGTGGTGGCCAAGGCCCTGGGGGCCCGGGCCCTTTTCGCCGAGAAGGACGGCCAGGGGGGGATGACCCTGCGCAAGGGCCTCACCGTCAACCCCGGGGACCGCTTCCTGGCGGTGGAGGACGTGGTGACCACCGGGGAGAGCGTGCGCAAGGCCATCAGGGCCGCCGAGGCGCGGGGAGGAGTCCTGGTGGGGGTGGGGGCCATCGTGGACCGGAGCGGGGGAGGGGTGGCCTTCGGGGTGCCCTTCCAGGCCCTGCTCCGCCTGGAGGTTCCCCAGTACGCCCCCGGGGCCTGTCCCCTGTGCCGGGCCGGGGTGCCCCTGGAGGAGGTCTAG
- a CDS encoding cysteine desulfurase, with translation MDLSHLREDFPLLREHPGLVYLDSAATSQKPKRVLEALDRYYRELNANVHRGAYRLSVAATEAYEEARRRLARFLNAEEREIVFVRNTTEALNLVAYAWGLRHLREGDEVLVTEMEHHAGLVPWHLVAGLTGARVKAIPLTEEGRLDLSALEGLLTERVKVVSLVHMSNVLGTINPVAAIARKAKAVGALVVVDGAQSAPHLPVDVKALGADFFALSGHKMLGPTGAGVLWGRYEVLEGMMPFLGGGEMILEVHVDRSTYAKPPQRFEAGTPPIAEAIALGEAAAYLMEVGMERVFAHDRALLAYALERLEEVPGLRVYGPRGEDRGGVIPFTLGRLHAHDLATFLDQEGIAVRAGHHCAQPLHRRLGLAATARASFYLYNTREDVDRLAEALLRIEHRYRAWI, from the coding sequence ATGGACCTTAGCCACCTACGGGAGGATTTCCCCCTCCTTCGGGAACACCCAGGGCTCGTCTACCTGGACTCCGCCGCCACCAGCCAGAAGCCCAAGCGGGTTCTGGAGGCCCTGGACCGCTACTACCGGGAGCTCAACGCCAACGTCCACCGGGGGGCCTACCGCCTCTCGGTGGCGGCCACGGAAGCCTACGAGGAGGCCCGGCGCCGCCTGGCCCGCTTCCTGAACGCCGAGGAGCGGGAGATCGTCTTCGTGCGCAACACCACCGAGGCCTTGAACCTGGTGGCCTACGCCTGGGGCCTCCGCCACCTCCGGGAGGGGGATGAGGTCCTGGTCACGGAGATGGAGCACCACGCGGGCCTCGTCCCCTGGCACCTGGTGGCGGGGCTCACCGGGGCCAGGGTGAAGGCCATCCCCCTGACCGAGGAGGGCCGCTTGGACCTCTCGGCCCTGGAAGGCCTGCTCACCGAGCGGGTGAAGGTGGTCTCCCTGGTGCACATGTCCAACGTCCTGGGCACCATCAACCCCGTGGCCGCGATCGCGCGGAAGGCCAAGGCGGTGGGGGCCCTGGTGGTGGTGGACGGGGCCCAGTCTGCCCCCCACCTCCCCGTGGACGTGAAGGCCCTGGGGGCGGACTTCTTCGCCCTTTCGGGGCACAAGATGCTGGGGCCCACGGGGGCCGGGGTCTTGTGGGGGCGGTACGAGGTGCTGGAGGGGATGATGCCCTTCCTGGGCGGGGGGGAGATGATCCTGGAGGTCCACGTGGACCGCTCCACCTACGCCAAGCCCCCCCAGCGCTTTGAGGCCGGCACCCCCCCCATCGCCGAGGCCATCGCCCTGGGGGAGGCGGCGGCCTACCTGATGGAGGTGGGGATGGAACGGGTCTTCGCCCACGACCGGGCCCTTTTGGCCTACGCCCTGGAGCGGCTGGAGGAGGTGCCGGGCCTCCGGGTCTACGGGCCCAGGGGCGAGGACCGGGGCGGGGTCATCCCCTTCACCCTGGGCCGCCTCCACGCCCACGATCTGGCCACCTTCCTGGACCAGGAGGGGATCGCCGTGCGGGCTGGGCACCATTGCGCCCAGCCCCTGCACCGGAGGCTAGGCTTGGCCGCCACCGCCCGGGCCAGCTTCTACCTCTACAACACCCGGGAGGATGTGGACCGCCTGGCGGAAGCCCTCCTCAGGATCGAGCACCGCTACCGCGCCTGGATATAA
- the sufU gene encoding Fe-S cluster assembly sulfur transfer protein SufU produces MSVLDELYREIILKHYQNPKNFGPLPQATKTAGGLNPSCGDQVEVMVRLEGDTIAEIRFQGQGCAISTASASLMTELVKGKRVAEALELARKFQAMVVEGSPPDPALGDLVALAGVAKLPARVKCATLAWHALEEALR; encoded by the coding sequence ATGAGCGTCCTAGACGAGCTTTACCGGGAGATCATCCTCAAGCACTACCAGAACCCCAAAAACTTCGGCCCCCTCCCCCAGGCCACCAAGACCGCCGGTGGGCTCAACCCTTCCTGCGGGGACCAGGTGGAGGTGATGGTGCGGCTGGAAGGGGATACCATCGCCGAGATCCGCTTCCAGGGGCAGGGGTGCGCCATCAGCACCGCCAGCGCCTCCCTGATGACCGAGCTGGTGAAGGGGAAGCGGGTGGCCGAAGCCCTGGAGCTTGCGCGGAAGTTCCAGGCCATGGTGGTGGAAGGCTCCCCCCCTGACCCCGCCCTGGGGGACCTGGTGGCCCTGGCCGGGGTGGCCAAGCTCCCCGCCCGGGTCAAGTGCGCCACCCTGGCCTGGCACGCCCTGGAGGAGGCCCTGAGGTGA